The Gammaproteobacteria bacterium DNA window TCTGAAGAGACCAAAGAGTGGGCTGATAAGGGTTGTCGTAGCGCGGGCATTGGTTGTGTTGATTGCAAAGCGCCGATTATTGAAGCGGTTCAGGCTGAACTGGCCCCCATTCAAGAGCGAGCCAAAGGATTTGAAGAGCAGCCCGACCTGGTGCGTAATATACTTGAAGAGGGTGCTGAAGCAGCGCGAAGCGTTGCACGCCAAACCTTGGCAGAGGTGCGCCAGGCGATGGGCCTATATCGTTAACCTGAGGCGACTCAAATGAACAGCCTGGTTGCACCACCCGCAGAGGCGTTGCTGGCGAAGGTGAATGGCAAGCCGGTCGTGCGTCTGCCGAAAGGGCTCTTTATACCACCTGATGCACTGGAGGTTTTTTTAGAGACCTTTGAGGGGCCGCTGGATCTGCTGATCTACCTGATTCGTAGCCACAATCTCGATATATTGAATATTCCCATTGCCGAGGTGACTCGCCAATATATGAAATACGTTGCGTTGATGGAGGCGATTGACCTGACGCTAGCCGCGGATTATCTCGTCATGGCGGCGATGCTGGCCGAAATTAAATCGCGCATGCTGCTGCCGCCTGCCGCACAAAGTGAAGCGCAGGATGAGGTAGACCCTCGGGCCGAGCTGGTTCAGCGACTACAGGCATATGAACGCTATAAAAAGGCCGCCGAAGCGCTGGATCAACTTCCCCGCATGGAACGCGACACTTTTGAGGTGAAAATTGATCTACCCCCCCTTCAGCAGCAGAAGCAGCACCCAGAGGTTGAGTTAAAGAGCATTCTCTTAGCCTTTCGTGACGTAGTGCAACGCACCGCGCACACGACTCACCACACAATAGAGAGAGAACGGCTCTCGGTGCGTGAGCGCATGAATGCTATTCTTGCACGGGTTACCCCGCATAGCTTCACCGCTTTTAGTGAACTGTTTCAACAGGGCGAAGGGCGTGGTGGCCTTATTGTCACGTTGCTGGCGATTCTTGAGCTACACAAAGAGCAGTTGATTGAGGTAGTGCAAGTTGAGCCTTATGAGAACATCCACGTAAAAGGTATTGCTTGATGCCCACCGCAAGCGCATCACTCAAAAATATTATTGAAGCGATGCTGCTGGCAGCGGGTCAACCGCTCAGTATCAAACGAATCACGCGGCTCTTCTCGGATGAGTGGCAGCCCAGTGAAGCCCAAGTGCGCGAAGCCCTTGCAACACTACAACAGGAGTACCAAGGGCGTGGCGTGGAGCTGAAAACAGTCGCAACGGGTTACCGCTTTCAAGTCGCTCAAGAGGCTGCGCCTTGGGTATCCCGGCTCTGGGAAGAGCGACCACCACGCTACTCCAAAGCACTACTGGAAACCTTGGCGTTAATCGCCTACCGGCAACCGATCAGCCGCGCTGAAATCGAAGATATTCGCGGTGTGGCCGTTAGTAGCAGTATAATTAAAACCCTGACAGAACGAGAGTGGGTGCGGGTGGCTGGACAGCGAGAGGTTCCGGGAAAGCCGGCACTCTATGCAACAACCGATACTTTTCTTGATTACTTCAATCTGCAAAATGCAGATCAACTGCCATCACTGATGGCGGCTCAAAAACTGGATACGATCAGTGATGAGCATTAACAGCGAGACAACGGCAGGTAAAACCTGCCACGGTAGACAATAATGAGTGAAAGAATACAAAAAGTTCTGGCACGGGCTGGCATCGCCTCCCGCCGAGCCATAGAGACCTTGATCAGCGACGGAAAAATCAAGGTGAATGGTCGCACCGCCGTGCTGGGTGATCAGATCGGCCCGGAAGATAGAGTTCAAGTAGATGGCCAGCCGGTTAGCCAAGATAAGCTGATCCAGCAACCCTGCCAAATACTGCTCTACCATAAGCAAGTGGGCGAGGTTTGTACCCGTCACGACCCTGAAAAGCGTCCAACCATTTTTAAAAAGCTACCCAAGCTGAAAAAAGGAAGTTGGATCGCCGTAGGCCGTTTAGATATCAACACCAGTGGTTTGATCATGCTGACCACTGACGGTGAGCTGGCAAATCGCCTCATGCACCCCTCGTCAGAAATTGAACGCGAATATGCGGTGCGGGTATTTGGCCAGGTCACTGAAGAGATGGCGCAACGCCTGCTACAGGGTGTGATGCTGGATGATGGGCTCGCCAAATTTGAAAAAATAATGGACAGCGGCGGTGAAGCCTCCAACCACTGGTACCACGTCACGCTAAAAGAGGGGCGCAACCGTGAAGTACGCCGCCTTTGGGAGTCACAAGGCATTGCGGTAAGTCGCCTGGTACGTGTCCGATATGGCGACATCTGGTTAGAGCGCAGCCTGCGTCCTGGGCGCTGTGAGTTACTTGACGAGAAACAGGTCAACCTTTGCCGCAAATGGGTTGGACTGACACCCATAGCAGAGCAGCGCGCGATTATTCGCCGCGCCAAAGAGGTCATCGAAACCAAACGCAACCCGGTGAAGCTGAGAAAAAGTAAAGCCAGATCACCCAAAAAACATACCCCGCGTGCGCGCATACGCCGTGAAAATCGCAAGAAAGGTCGCAAATAGTACTGTTTTGGTCACTGTTCAGCGTGTTTATGTTTTGACTCAAATCAAGGCGCTTTCCCACAGAAAGAGGGAGTATGTGGCAGGTTGAGTACAAAAATAACCAAGCGTTGTAGCAAGAGCCTCCAATAGTGAGCTGTTTTGTAGATTCGAGGTGTGAAGCCCTCCCATTGAGACTTATAGGTAGTTGTTATGTCGAAAATGTATAAAAAATCCAATATTTTAATTATCACAACGCTCTTCATACTGAGCGGTTGTGGTGGTGTTACCGCAAAAGCCGGGGCAGAGCACCCCACCGAGGTGGCGGTGACAGAAGTTATTGCTCCGCCTAAGCCGGTTGCGCAGGTGGCGGCATTGGGTGGACGACACGATACCTTTCTGATGGAACAGTTGGGTGCTAAAAAGGCCACCGCCAATTATCCCACTATCGAACGTATAGAGTTTAATTCTGACAACGCCATTGTGCTGGCCCAGGCACCGACCGAGCCAGCCGGTGCCCCAGTAGGAATGGGTAGAGCACCGGCCAATGCCGAGGCGTTGAAGGCCATGGTCTCCGAATATTCAGTTAATAAAGCACCCGTGGTTGCACCGGCCAATAAAGTCGATGTCGCGAGAAAGCTGCGTTTTGCACGCATGATGTTGATGACCAAGTCAGGCCGTCGCATCTCCAATAGTGATAACCAGGAAGCAAAGTTAATCCTCAAAGATGTGGCGAATAAACTGGATAAAGTCGAAAGGCAGATAGCCCGTGATCAACTTCTTGAGGCCGATGCCACGCTGGGTGAAGCACTGCGTCTGTTCAACTTGGCCGGTCGCATGGTGCCGAGCGAAGAGTTGAAAATGAAATGGGAAAATGCATTCCCCGGATTAAAAGAAGAGGTCGCCGTTGCCAAAGATCTGCATAAGCGCAATTACGAAAAGCTGACCGCACAACACGGTATGGGTGCCGGCGTAAATTACGATCATAAAAGTGTGAAGCGACTGGAGCAGCAGGCGGAACAGCAGGCGAGTAAAGGTGATTACATCCGCGCAAATGAGAGTCTGGGTGTCGCACGGGACATGATTCAGGCGGCAATTCGCCAAATGATGACAGGGCGAAAAATCGTCTATGAACTCAACCTTGATACACCCGAGGCGGAGTTTAAATATGAGCTGAACAAGTATATTGGCTATGAAGAGCTGATACCTATCGCAATTGAACAGAAAAACCCAAGCAAAGGGATCAGAATGCTCGCCATGCGCCATGTACATGAAGCAAAACGAATGGCAGACACCGCACGAAAAACGGCCACGGAAACCGACTATCCCAAAGCAATCCGCATGTTGCAGGATGCCACCGCCGAGATCCGCAAAGCACTCAAGCTATTAGGTGTGCCCAGTATTGGCTGAGTGGCAAAGGGGGTTTTATCTTACGGGGTACAAGAGGCTCTGGTTCCTACACTCCCCTGTGAGCCCGCTTCTACTGCCAGCACGTGCTGCAGCGTGGAAAGAACAGTATCTGGCGTGAGGCTGATGGAGTCGATGCCGATGGAGACCAAAAACTCAGCCATATCCGGGTAGTCTGAGGGTGCTTGGCCACAGATACCGGAGTGGCAGCCGTTGCGACGTGCGCCTTCGACTGCCATGCGGATCATCTGTTTCACACCGGGGTCACGCTCATCAAAGTCGAAGGCGACGATCTCTGAGTCACGATCCACCCCCAGCACCAGTTGAGCCAGGTCATTAGAGCCTATGGAGATACCGTCAAACAGTTGGGCAAAGGCATCTATTTGAATCACGTTATTGGGTATTTCACACATAACGTATATCTCCAGCCCATTTTGACCACGGCCAAGCCCCTGTTTAGCCATTGAGGCCAATACCTTTTTGGCCTCCTCCACCCGACGGCAAAAGGGGATCATCAGCTTGACATTGGTCAGGCCCATTTCATCACGTACCCGCTTCATCGCCGCACACTCCAGTGCAAAGCCTTCCATATATGCGGGGTGGGTATAGCGAGCGGCTCCGCGAAAACCGATCATCGGGTTATCCTCTTGTGGCTCAAAAACTGCGCCACCGAGCAGGCTGGCATACTCATTACTCTTGAAATCACTCATGCGCACCACGCAGGGTTTGGGATAGACCGCCGAGGCGATGGTGGCAACCCCTTCAGCGAGGGTTTTAACAAAAAACTCTATCGGGTCTTGGTAGGCGCTACTGAGTGCCGCGATCTCGCTAGCTACCGCATCGTCTACTTTTTCCGGGTGGATGAGAGCCATCGGGTGCACCTTGATGTAGTTATTAATAATGAACTCCATCCGTGCTAGGCCGATGCCATCCACCGGCAGTGAGGCCAGACTAAACGCCTGATCGGGGTTTCCCAGGTTCATCATGATGCGGGTTTCAGGTTGCGCTAGCTGACTGAGGTCTGTTTGCTGGACTTCAAATTCGAGCACCCCACTGTAGACACTCCCAATCTCGCCCTCAGCGCAACAGACCGTAACGGCTTGTCCATTTTTGAGCCGGTGGGTGCCATTACCGGTACCGACAATAGCCGGTACTCCCAGCTCCCGCGATACGATTGCAGCGTGGCAAGTACGGCCACCCCGGTTGGTAATAATGGCCGCAGCCATTTTCATTATTGGCTCCCAATCTGGCGTGGTGGTATCCGCAACCAGCACCTCGCCAGGCTGAAAATCATGTAGAGCATTCATATCGTTAATGATCCGTACCCTGCCTGCGCCAATACGGGTACCCACCGCTTGGCCGTGCACCAATAGGGGCGACTTCTCTTTGAGGTGGTAAATTTGCAAAATATTGCCGGTTCTCTGGGACTCCACCGTTTCGGGGCGGGCCTGTACCATATAGAGTTGGCCATCAATACCATCTTTAGCCCACTCCATATCCATCGGCTTGTGGTAGTCGGCCTGCC harbors:
- a CDS encoding segregation/condensation protein A, producing the protein MNSLVAPPAEALLAKVNGKPVVRLPKGLFIPPDALEVFLETFEGPLDLLIYLIRSHNLDILNIPIAEVTRQYMKYVALMEAIDLTLAADYLVMAAMLAEIKSRMLLPPAAQSEAQDEVDPRAELVQRLQAYERYKKAAEALDQLPRMERDTFEVKIDLPPLQQQKQHPEVELKSILLAFRDVVQRTAHTTHHTIERERLSVRERMNAILARVTPHSFTAFSELFQQGEGRGGLIVTLLAILELHKEQLIEVVQVEPYENIHVKGIA
- the scpB gene encoding SMC-Scp complex subunit ScpB — encoded protein: MPTASASLKNIIEAMLLAAGQPLSIKRITRLFSDEWQPSEAQVREALATLQQEYQGRGVELKTVATGYRFQVAQEAAPWVSRLWEERPPRYSKALLETLALIAYRQPISRAEIEDIRGVAVSSSIIKTLTEREWVRVAGQREVPGKPALYATTDTFLDYFNLQNADQLPSLMAAQKLDTISDEH
- a CDS encoding pseudouridine synthase → MSERIQKVLARAGIASRRAIETLISDGKIKVNGRTAVLGDQIGPEDRVQVDGQPVSQDKLIQQPCQILLYHKQVGEVCTRHDPEKRPTIFKKLPKLKKGSWIAVGRLDINTSGLIMLTTDGELANRLMHPSSEIEREYAVRVFGQVTEEMAQRLLQGVMLDDGLAKFEKIMDSGGEASNHWYHVTLKEGRNREVRRLWESQGIAVSRLVRVRYGDIWLERSLRPGRCELLDEKQVNLCRKWVGLTPIAEQRAIIRRAKEVIETKRNPVKLRKSKARSPKKHTPRARIRRENRKKGRK
- the ppsA gene encoding phosphoenolpyruvate synthase codes for the protein MTDSPLYTRWFNELTIDDVPLVGGKNASLGEMYQNLTAEGVRVPNGFAVTATAYQYVLDYNSAWSSLHGALDGLDPDNINDLQQRGEQARAIIYGCTLPADLRGEILAAYAKLKQQYGENISLAVRSSATAEDSPEASFAGQNDSYLNISGEDALLDAYQRCLVSNFTDRSIHYKHDNHYDLYKVHLSVVIMKMVRSDIGASGVMFSLDTESGFNDVVFINGALGLGENIVQGTIDPDSFYVHKPTFNQGFRAVLKRKLGSKEQKMIFSDTLSSKSIALEYTQNIETSLEERSHFCISDEEVMVLADYAIKVENHYSRQADYHKPMDMEWAKDGIDGQLYMVQARPETVESQRTGNILQIYHLKEKSPLLVHGQAVGTRIGAGRVRIINDMNALHDFQPGEVLVADTTTPDWEPIMKMAAAIITNRGGRTCHAAIVSRELGVPAIVGTGNGTHRLKNGQAVTVCCAEGEIGSVYSGVLEFEVQQTDLSQLAQPETRIMMNLGNPDQAFSLASLPVDGIGLARMEFIINNYIKVHPMALIHPEKVDDAVASEIAALSSAYQDPIEFFVKTLAEGVATIASAVYPKPCVVRMSDFKSNEYASLLGGAVFEPQEDNPMIGFRGAARYTHPAYMEGFALECAAMKRVRDEMGLTNVKLMIPFCRRVEEAKKVLASMAKQGLGRGQNGLEIYVMCEIPNNVIQIDAFAQLFDGISIGSNDLAQLVLGVDRDSEIVAFDFDERDPGVKQMIRMAVEGARRNGCHSGICGQAPSDYPDMAEFLVSIGIDSISLTPDTVLSTLQHVLAVEAGSQGSVGTRASCTP